A region from the Chanodichthys erythropterus isolate Z2021 chromosome 5, ASM2448905v1, whole genome shotgun sequence genome encodes:
- the nolc1 gene encoding nucleolar and coiled-body phosphoprotein 1 isoform X4, with product MSATKMAQDGKVPSDLYQHVYSFLVENKFAKAAKEFLKQAKVKPQDQNEDSLLDIFNFWVKSPETKKRKAVTTGPAAVNGPSAKKAKKDAESSSSEDSSSEEEAAAPAKKAVQVKAPAPKKPAAVAAKKSSSSEDSSDSEDEAQAKTAAKKPVAVKPVAAARKKDTSSSSEESDSDDEPAKTPATGAKPVAGTPKLVSTPAAAAQKKQESSSSEDGSSESEDKAPAKTAVKAAVPVKTPPAKPAATAKSSSDESSSDEEDAPPTKKAKTGQFSAVPPPGTLTPCAPVKAPAAPVKAVTPKATAKKDSSSSDSSDSSSEDEAKKPAVKAAPAKAAPAKKVPTKVTPAQKKDSSSDSSSSEDEAAKPAVKVTPAKAASAKSTPAKSTPAKSTPAKSTPAKSTPAKSTPAKSTPAKSTPAKVTPAADESSSSEDSDDEEEAKKPAAKVVPVKPAPAKKMPAKVTPAAKESSSSSESDDDEPATKPTPAKATPAKAAPPKKTPAKKDDSSSSDSDSSEDEAPAKPAAISKPLSTSQKKPATTPVSKLAKPAPAKPTNKPAESSSDSDSSSDEDEEPQKKATTTPVSKPVATSAKSTPAAKSTPAAKSTPAAKSTPAAKSTPAAKSTPAAKAAESSSDSDSSSDEEPQKKAATTTPVSKPGTPAKPAAKAAESSSDSDSSSDEEPQKKATATPVSKPVATSAKSTPAAKAAESSSDSDSSSDEEPQKKAATTPVSKPGTPAKPAAKPAAKPAGSSSDSETDSSDSEDETPAAKTPKPAAAKTLKPTKSPASAAKPPAPASKATAESSSSDSDSSSEDEKQVKTTVTPKAAPAKPAVTPVSAKKAESSSSESSDSSDSETEAKKTPAKPAVANGKATTHTPTSAAKTAAKKAESSSSSDSSSDEEEPSKTPAVKTPPATKTKAAKAKADGSSSEDSSSEEEEATKTPVTSTSNGTQGKRKRNEESTPKNKKITTSTPQTFPKVKQKSKRRRD from the exons ATGAGTGCAACGAAGATGGCGCAGGACGGCAAGGTGCCCAGCGATCTCTATCAACATGTGTACTCGTTTCTCGTGGAGAATAAGTTCGCCAAAGCTGCGAAAGAGTTTTTAAAGCAGGCTAAAGTG AAACCTCAGGACCAAAATGAGGACAGTCTCCTGGACATCTTCAATTTCTGGGTGAA GTCCCCAGAAACCAAAAAGCGTAAAGCGGTCACCACTGGCCCTGCGGCAGTAAACGGACCATCGGCCAAGAAAGCAAAGAAAGATGCAGAAAGTTCAAGTAGTGAAGACTCTAGCAGTGAGGAGGAAGCTGCAGCACCTGCTAAGAAAGCCGTACAAG TGAAAGCTCCTGCTCCAAAGAAGCCAGCAGCTGTAGCTGCTAAAAAGAGCAGCAGCTCTGAAGACTCCAGTGACTCAGAGGATGAAGCTCAGGCTAAAACAGCTGCAAAG AAACCTGTAGCTGTGAAGCCTGTGGCCGCAGCCAGGAAGAAAGACACCAGTTCCAGCAGTGAGGAGTCTGACTCTGATGACGAGCCTGCCAAAACTCCAGCAACAG GGGCCAAGCCTGTGGCAGGGACCCCTAAGTTGGTGTCCACTCCAGCAGCTGCAGCTCAGAAGAAGCAGGAGAGCAGCAGCAGTGAGGACGGCTCGAGTGAATCTGAGGACAAGGCTCCAGCTAAG ACAGCAGTAAAAGCAGCAGTCCCGGTGAAGACGCCTCCAGCCAAACCTGCGGCCACTGCAAAGTCCAGTAGTGATGAGTCATCCTCAGATGAGGAAGATGCCCCTCCTACTAAGAAAGCCAAGACTG GCCAATTCAGTGCCGTCCCGCCCCCTGGAACACTGACACCTTGTGCTCCAGTCAAAGCCCCCG CAGCCCCAGTTAAGGCTGTGACTCCCAAAGCTACAGCTAAGAAGGACTCCTCCAGTTCTGACAGCTCTG ATTCAAGTTCAGAGGATGAAGCAAAGAAGCCAGCAGTCAAAGCTGCACCGGCTAAAGCAGCCCCAGCTAAGAAAGTGCCTACAAAGGTTACTCCTGCTCAGAAAAAGGACTCAAGTTCAGATTCTTCAAGCTCAGAGGATGAAGCAGCAAAGCCAGCTGTCAAAGTCACACCTGCAAAAGCTGCATCTGCTAAATCTACACCTGCTAAATCTACACCTGCTAAATCTACACCTGCTAAATCTACACCTGCTAAATCTACACCTGCTAAATCTACACCTGCTAAATCTACACCTGCTAAATCTACACCTGCTAAAGTCACTCCAGCTGCAGACGAGTCTTCTAGCTCTGAAGACTCTGATGATGAGGAGGAGGCCAAGAAACCAGCAGCTAAAGTTGTCCCAGTTAAACCTGCGCCAGCCAAGAAAATGCCAGCTAAAGTCACGCCTGCTGCAAAAGAATCTTCATCTAGCTCAGAGTCTGACGATGACGAACCGGCCACAAAACCTACTCCAGCCAAGGCAACCCCTGCTAAAGCTGCTCCTCCAAAGAAAACTCCTGCTAAGAAAGATGATTCCTCAAGTTCAG ATTCAGACAGCTCTGAAGATGAGGCACCAGCTAAACCAGCAGCCATATCCAAGCCTTTGAGCACTTCTCAAAAGAAACCTGCCACCACACCGGTATCCAAACTTGCAAAACCTGCCCCAGCCAAACCAACCAATAAACCAGCTGAAAGCAGCTCCGACTCGGACAGCTCTTCAGATGAAGATGAGGAACCTCAAAAGAAAGCCACCACCACACCGGTATCCAAACCTGTGGCTACCTCAGCTAAATCTACCCCTGCAGCTAAATCTACCCCTGCAGCTAAATCTACCCCTGCAGCTAAATCTACCCCTGCAGCTAAATCTACCCCTGCAGCTAAATCTACCCCTGCAGCTAAAGCAGCTGAAAGTAGTTCTGATTCAGACAGCTCATCAGATGAGGAACCGCAAAAGAAAGCCGCCACCACCACACCAGTATCCAAACCTGGTACCCCCGCTAAACCTGCAGCAAAAGCAGCTGAAAGCAGTTCCGATTCAGACAGCTCATCAGATGAGGAACCTCAAAAGAAAGCCACCGCCACACCGGTATCCAAACCTGTGGCTACCTCAGCTAAATCTACCCCTGCAGCTAAAGCAGCTGAAAGTAGTTCTGATTCAGACAGCTCATCAGATGAGGAACCGCAAAAGAAAGCTGCCACCACACCGGTATCCAAACCTGGTACCCCCGCTAAACCTGCAGCTAAACCTGCAGCTAAACCAGCTGGGAGCAGTTCTGACTCAGAAACTGACAGCTCTGACTCGGAGGATGAGACTCCAGCTGCCAAGACCCCTAAACCAGCAGCAGCTAAGACCCTTAAACCTACTAAGAGCCCTGCTTCTGCTGCCAAACCACCTGCTCCAGCCAGTAAGGCCACAGCTGAGTCCAGTAGCAGTGATTCGGACAGTTCCAGTGAAGACGAGAAGCAAGTAAAGACTACCGTGACACCCAAAGCAGCACCAGCTAAGCCAGCTGTGACTCCAGTTAGTGCGAAGAAAGCTGAAAGCAGTAGCTCGGAGTCATCTGACAGCTCAGACTCTGAGACGGAAGCTAAGAAGACTCCCGCCAAGCCTGCAGTCGCCAATGGAAAGGCTACGACACACACCCCCACCTCTGCAGCAAAGACGGCGGCCAAAAAGGCAGAGTCTTCATCCTCCAGTGACAGCAGTTCTGATGAAGAGGAGCCATCTAAAACACCGGCTGTGAAAACTCCACCCGCTACAAAAACAAAGGCTGCTAAAGCTAAAGCAGACGGCAGCTCTTCTGAGGACTCTTCATCCGAGGAAGAGGAAGCGACCAAGACTCCTGTCACTTCCACATCAAACG GTACACAGGGCAAAAGAAAAAGGAATGAGGAAAGTACACCcaagaataaaaaaatcaccACCTCCACACCTCAGACATTTCCCAAAGTCAAGCAGAAG AGTAAAAGAAGACGAGATTGA